The following are encoded together in the Lactuca sativa cultivar Salinas chromosome 1, Lsat_Salinas_v11, whole genome shotgun sequence genome:
- the LOC111878960 gene encoding cysteine proteinase inhibitor A, translating to MNHPSKMQYHLIKIFIFILTLIFYDGCEALGKGTLAGGWKPIPDVTNPLVVDIGKFAVDEHDKKNHATLKFRKVVSGKSQVVAGMDYNLTIMAVNGGLVLNYVAVVWDKPGQKFRQLVSFKGPI from the coding sequence ATGAATCATCCTTCCAAAATGCAATATCATCTCATCaaaatcttcatcttcatcctaaCTCTCATCTTCTATGATGGTTGCGAGGCATTGGGGAAAGGGACTCTGGCTGGTGGTTGGAAACCAATTCCCGATGTCACTAACCCTCTGGTGGTGGACATCGGGAAGTTTGCAGTGGATGAACATGACAAGAAGAACCATGCGACTCTAAAATTCAGGAAAGTTGTTAGTGGAAAGAGTCAAGTGGTGGCCGGAATGGATTACAATCTCACAATTATGGCTGTTAACGGTGGTCTAGTGCTAAATTATGTGGCTGTTGTTTGGGATAAGCCAGGGCAGAAATTTAGGCAGTTAGTGTCGTTCAAGGGACCTATTTGA